A genomic region of Dermacentor andersoni chromosome 9, qqDerAnde1_hic_scaffold, whole genome shotgun sequence contains the following coding sequences:
- the LOC140213347 gene encoding uncharacterized protein, whose protein sequence is MTKPEETATTPRQARTSVMTTTLGSLAEFCPDSGNIEVYLERFDLYATANGIDASKKLQVFLTILGEKAYVTLRSLLLPKKPTEVKYEEATEALRKHYAPKRSVVTERYHFYQRKQELDESLKQFIVELKRLAAMCSFGSFLEEALRDRLIAGIRTDSIRCRLLALSDDEVTWERVCKIATALETAQKDTREMLPEGSTASPADVYWHREPTTQGRRPATKTASNEQRAPQNGPRKQRGKGIVRACYRCGGLHAPPGSVKENDVPLPHASELLESESVLAPASNRPVLDRSDGGPPSRGAQSASTSEQNDAGSPVLLRRSARDKRKPDRLTYDRF, encoded by the exons ATGACCAAGCCTGAGGAAACGGCAACGACGCCACGGCAAGCGAGGACATCAGTGATGACCACCACCCTGGGATCCTTGGCCGAGTTCTGCCCAGACTCTGGCAATATCGAAGTCTACCTGGAAAGGTTCGACCTGTATGCAACCGCCAATGGAATAGACGCAAGTAAGAAGTTGCAAGTCTTCTTAACAATCCTGGGTGAAAAGGCTTACGTGACTCTGCGTAGCCTGCTGCTGCCGAAGAAACCAACGGAAGTTAAGTACGAAGAAGCTACAGAAGCTCTCCGAAAGCACTATGCTCCAAAACGGTCAGTAGTTACCGAACGGTATCACTTTTACCAGCGAAAGCAAGAGCTGGATGAAAGCCTAAAACAGTTCATCGTTGAGCTGAAAAGACTGGCTGCAATGTGCTCGTTTGGAAGCTTTTTGGAAGAAGCACTCCGGGATCGACTGATTGCTGGAATCAGGACGGATTCGATTCGATGCCGTCTTCTTGCCCTGTCAGACGACGAAGTCACCTGGGAGCGAGTATGCAAAATTGCCACCGCCTTGGAAACGGCCCAGAAAGACACCCGAGAAATGCTACCGGAGGGGTCAACCGCCAGTCCTGCGGACGTTTACTGGCATCGGGAGCCCACCACGCAAGGCAGGCGACCCGCGACGAAGACCGCTAGCAACGAGCAGCGTGCCCCCCAAAACGGTCCAAGGAAGCAACGTGGGAAAGGCATTGTTCGCGCCTGTTATAGATGCGGCGGACTGCACGCGCCA CCTGGTAGTGTTAAAGAAAATGATGTACCTCTGCCACATGCAAGTGAACTGCTTGAAAGTGAAAGTGTCCTTGCACCCGCCTCAAACCGGCCAGTGTTGGATCGGAGTGATGGTGGCCCACCCTCACGTGGAGCCCAAAGTGCGTCAACGTCAGAACAGAACGATGCCGGTTCACCTGTGCTGCTCAGGCGCAGCGCTCGTGATAAGCGCAAGCCAGATCGTCTGACGTACGACAGATTCTGA